A genomic window from Primulina huaijiensis isolate GDHJ02 unplaced genomic scaffold, ASM1229523v2 scaffold42411, whole genome shotgun sequence includes:
- the LOC140969595 gene encoding uncharacterized protein — protein MRLTRNISRTLVLSVAFILYFISTFSFTFKHLISPPSQYLLSPLNGTVSPTNLSHLVFGIIGSEKAWHHRKAYIQSWWKPNVTRGFLFLDKNPNANLLPWPEASPPFRVSENLTKFLNRSEVRAQRMVHGIMEVFNEDHENLRWLIMGDDDSIFFTENIVDVVAGYDHRKYYYLGGHSETIFSNYLFSFNQAFGGAGIVLSYPLAKALANDMKNCLRRYAFLKSADNTTRACIADLGVNLSPHKGNHQIDLRGDISGLLSSHPVSPLLSLHHFDIVDPIFPSMDRFESSRHLMEAANFDQSRMLQQTICYHRRTNWSMSVSWGYSAQIYEKIMPRSYLQIPIETFKPWVLSSQPPNFMFNTRKPSRDPCEAPHVFFFESVEKNGEELVTRYSRAWRRALPACALSGNHSAEGVSSIRVLSPAKKRVEMDRCECCDIVGVDSNEMELRYRGCVENEVIA, from the exons ATGAGGCTAACAAGAAATATTTCCAGGACACTGGTATTGTCAGTAGCCTTCATCCTCTACTTCATCTCCACCTTCTCCTTCACATTCAAACACTTGATCTCCCCACCCTCCCAGTACCTCTTATCGCCACTCAATGGAACTGTTTCGCCCACAAATCTCAGCCATCTCGTTTTCGGAATAATCGGTTCGGAGAAAGCCTGGCACCACAGGAAAGCATACATACAATCTTGGTGGAAACCGAACGTTACAAGGGGATTCCTATTTCTAGACAAGAACCCAAATGCAAATCTTCTTCCGTGGCCTGAAGCTTCACCTCCTTTCAGGGTTTCTGAGAATCTCACGAAATTCTTGAACAGATCGGAAGTTCGGGCGCAGAGGATGGTGCATGGGATAATGGAGGTGTTCAACGAAGACCATGAGAACCTTCGATGGCTGATCATGGGGGACGATGATTCGATATTTTTCAcagaaaatatagttgatgtggTCGCGGGTTATGATCATAGGAAGTATTATTATCTCGGTGGGCATTCCGAAACTATTTTTTCGAATTATCTTTTCTCGTTTAATCAAGCATTTGGTGGAGCTGGGATCGTTTTGAGTTACCCTTTGGCAAAAGCTCTTGCCAATGATATGAAAAATTGCTTGCGAAGATACGCGTTCTTGAAATCTGCAGATAACACTACGAGGGCTTGTATTGCTGATCTTGGAGTTAACTTGTCTCCGCATAAGGGAAACCACCAG ATTGATTTACGTGGAGATATATCTGGTTTATTATCTTCTCACCCTGTATCTCCGTTGCTATCCCTTCACCATTTCGATATAGTGGACCCGATATTTCCCTCCATGGACCGTTTCGAGTCCTCCCGCCACCTCATGGAGGCGGCAAACTTCGATCAGTCCCGAATGCTACAGCAAACCATTTGCTATCACAGGCGAACCAACTGGTCCATGTCCGTTTCTTGGGGCTATTCCGCGCAAATATACGAGAAGATCATGCCTCGAAGCTACTTGCAGATTCCAATTGAAACTTTTAAGCCATGGGTTTTGAGTTCGCAACCACCGAATTTCATGTTCAACACGCGAAAGCCCTCTCGAGATCCTTGCGAAGCTCCGCATGTTTTCTTCTTCGAATCTGTAGAGAAAAATGGAGAGGAACTTGTGACAAGATATTCTAGAGCTTGGCGTCGTGCCTTGCCCGCTTGTGCATTGAGTGGTAATCATTCAGCTGAGGGTGTCTCCAGCATCCGAGTCCTCTCTCCGGCGAAAAAACGGGTTGAG ATGGATAGATGTGAATGCTGTGACATAGTTGGCGTGGACAGCAACGAGATGGAGCTAAGATACAGGGGCTGCGTGGAAAATGAAGTTATAGCTTAA